In Vanessa atalanta chromosome 19, ilVanAtal1.2, whole genome shotgun sequence, one DNA window encodes the following:
- the LOC125071560 gene encoding trypsin alpha-like, translating into MALIWLLSLALVGASSADYLQTYPSIVQVETIQPWGFWEQTCAASILNSRYVLSAASCFSTSPSLHRIRAGATFRHTGGIINYVDRVTNYPRGNFTNQVHDISVVRLASVLTYSTLIQQAAIAKPQTIIPNGIVLAQGGWGRGNSSYSLSFAQVRTVSGSHCGINQPTNQTTFNSTSNVLCGTLTQGFNVSNADGGSPWIFGNVTVGVVSGVDHGNSSWSGIIATPIAYFTNWIVRTAV; encoded by the exons ATGGCTCTCATCTGGTTATTGAGTCTCGCCCTTGTAG GTGCATCATCGGCTGACTATCTGCAAACATACCCCTCCATCGTGCAAGTGGAAACTATCCAGCCGTGGGGTTTCTGGGAGCAGACTTGCGCCGCGAGCATCCTCAATTCCAGATACGTGCTCTCTGCTGCCTCTTGTTTCTCAACATC ACCATCGTTACATCGTATCCGCGCCGGCGCTACGTTCCGACACACCGGTGGTATCATCAACTATGTCGACAGAGTGACCAACTACCCCAGAGGAAACTTTACCAACCAGGTTCACGACATCTCCGTAGTAAGACTAGCGTCTGTTCTCACGTACAGCACTCTCATACAACAGGCTGCTATTGCAAAGCCGCAAACAATTATCCCCAATGGAATAGTTTTGGCGCAAGGAGGTTGGGGTCGTGGCAAC TCCTCATACTCTCTCAGCTTTGCTCAAGTAAGGACGGTCAGTGGTAGTCATTGCGGCATTAACCAACCGACCAACCAGACAACTTTCAACTCCACTTCTAACGTCCTCTGTGGAACTCTAACTCAAGGGTTCAACGTCTCCAACGCTGACGGCGGCAGTCCCTGGATCTTCGGCAACGTCACAGTGGGTGTCGTTAGTGGAGTCGACCACGGAAACAGCTCGTGGTCTGGCATTATCGCTACCCCGATCGCTTATTTCACCAACTGGATCGTCAGAACCGCTGTATAA
- the LOC125071323 gene encoding trypsin, alkaline C-like → MAFVWILSLAFFVGASSASDFHDIAGVNSTLAGVPSIVQVEFLQPWGVWQQKGAATILNNRYVLTAASLFSGPDYNPMYRRVRAGSNFLSSGGVINYVEKANNYPAGNYTNQPSDISVVRLAAVFQYTPFIQRAFIVAAGSTIPNGLILSQAGWGSRNISNALTVAPVMTVSTNQCGFNHTGFNSTILCGNLVQGYNISNADAGSPWIFSNVTIGVVSGLNFENSTWPGILSASITYYTNWILRTAV, encoded by the exons ATGGCATTCGTCTGGATCTTAAGCCTCGCCTTCTTCGTGG GTGCCTCGTCGGCTTCTGACTTTCACGACATTGCTGGAGTAAACTCCACGTTAGCGGGAGTCCCGTCTATCGTGCAAGTGGAGTTCCTACAACCGTGGGGTGTCTGGCAGCAGAAGGGTGCAGCTACCATCCTCAACAATAGATATGTTCTTACTGCGGCCTCTCTGTTCTCTGGACC AGATTATAACCCGATGTACCGTCGCGTCCGTGCTGGTTCCAACTTCCTTAGCTCCGGAGGTGTCATCAACTACGTCGAAAAAGCGAATAACTACCCAGCAGGAAACTATACCAACCAGCCTAGTGACATCTCTGTAGTGAGGCTAGCCGCCGTTTTCCAATACACTCCGTTTATCCAGCGGGCTTTTATTGTGGCGGCGGGATCCACCATCCCCAACGGCCTTATTCTGTCCCAGGCGGGTTGGGGTTCTAGAAAT ATATCAAACGCTTTAACCGTTGCTCCAGTCATGACGGTCAGTACCAACCAGTGCGGTTTCAACCATACCGGTTTCAACAGCACCATCCTCTGCGGAAACCTTGTTCAAGGATATAACATCTCCAACGCGGACGCCGGCAGTCCTTGGATATTTAGCAACGTCACCATCGGCGTCGTCTCCggtttgaatttcgaaaattCCACTTGGCCCGGCATCCTCAGTGCTTCGATCACTTATTACACCAACTGGATCTTAAGAACCGCCGTCTAA
- the LOC125071322 gene encoding trypsin, alkaline C-like has protein sequence MTSFLVFIVFLCVGSITASPDRIVGGQPTNVETYPSIVQVEFLSQLTSIWSHNCGASILTSRFVLSAAQCFTGWNSDAPFRRIRAGATYRHVGGLVVYVDEALNHPSYGSSGIGGDISVVRLKTALSYSPTIQQATIVTHGSTVPDNHAVVFAGWGRIASGGPHSHVLRDVTVYTINNELCAQLYGQLSVPLNITQDMICAGVLNVGGRDACHDDSGGPVYFGDIVVGVISFGYDCANGSWPSISSAVGSYTDWIIESAVLT, from the exons ATGACGTCGTTTTTGGTTTTTATCGTCTTTCTTTGTGTGG GATCCATTACAGCATCTCCTGATCGCATTGTGGGTGGTCAACCCACTAATGTTGAAACGTATCCTTCTATAGTGCAAGTAGAATTCCTGAGCCAACTTACAAGCATATGGTCGCATAATTGCGGTGCCAGTATCCTAACCTCAAGATTCGTTTTGTCTGCGGCACAATGTTTTACTGGATG GAACTCAGATGCGCCATTCCGCCGTATAAGAGCTGGTGCAACTTACCGTCACGTTGGAGGTTTGGTTGTATACGTTGACGAGGCTTTGAACCATCCCAGCTATGGCTCCAGCGGTATAGGTGGTGACATCAGCGTGGTGAGACTTAAGACTGCGCTGTCTTACTCCCCCACTATCCAGCAAGCTACCATCGTAACGCATGGTTCAACTGTGCCCGACAATCATGCAGTTGTCTTTGCTGGATGGGGACGGATTGCC TCAGGTGGTCCTCATTCGCATGTACTACGAGACGTCACAGTATACACCATCAACAACGAGCTTTGTGCGCAGCTATACGGGCAGCTGTCAGTGCCGCTTAACATTACACAGGATATGATATGTGCTGGTGTATTGAACGTTGGTGGTCGAGATGCCTGCCACGATGATTCTGGTGGACCGGTGTATTTTGGGGACATTGTTGTTGGCGTGATATCGTTTGGTTACGACTGCGCCAATGGCAGCTGGCCGAGCATTAGCAGCGCTGTTGGATCATACACTGATTGGATTATTGAATCTGCAGTTTTGacttaa
- the LOC125071324 gene encoding uncharacterized protein LOC125071324 encodes MSPEREVQESVDVMESIDELKERLSSMKRMMEERKNAGSGTKELFQGQARSLQGTTMIDGNFLSFVFGGSLFVILSVSVYAFYNLYHAVLKKFPSTHTEL; translated from the exons ATGAGTCCGGAGAGAGAAGTTCAAG AATCGGTAGATGTGATGGAGTCGATAGATGAATTAAAAGAACGATTATCATCTATGAAACGTATGATGGAGGAACGGAAAAATGCCGGATCAGGCACCAAGGAATTGTTCCAAGGACAAGCGAGGAGTCTCCAAGGAACGACCATGATCGATGGAAACTTCCTAAGTTTCGTATTTGGCGGTTCACTATTCGTAATCCTAAGTGTATCAGTGTATGCTTTTTATAACTTATACCACGCTGTTCTGAAGAAGTTCCCTTCGACGCACACGGAATTGTAA